CTTGCCCGTGCCGGGCATCCCGAACGCCAGCACGTTGACGCCATGATCGACGAAGTCACCCTCGCCGAGTCTGTCGAGCTGCTGTCTGAGTTGGATCGGAGTCCTGTCGTGCTCGAAGGTGTCCCAGGTCTTGCCGGCCGGGAGCTTGGACGCACCCGCCTGATCCGTCTGTCCTCTGCCTCCTGCTCCATCACCTCCAGAAGGATCTCGAGTGCATCTGCGTGTCCGGCATCGCTGAACCTGCCGACGGTCTCCGCTGCCAGTGTCGGCAGCTTGAACTGCCTGCACAGATCCCTGACCCGTTCGGCAACAGCGCTCGGTGCACCTGTGTCAACCATCATCGTGCGCCTCCCACCAGCAGCCGGTCGTATACGCCAAGGTCCACCGTACCTGGCAACTTTAGCTCAGGGACCGGTGGAGGATCCGGCGCCGACAGCCTGCGCACCATCGCGTAGTCGAAGCTCAGACCGGACTCCAGCAGTCTCCCGAGCGCCCTGTCCACCTTGGACTCCATGGTTGTCGCGGCCAGGTGAAGAGCCTGCCCCGGCGTAGGCCGGGGATGCGCACGTACTCGACGTCGGCGCGTTCGCCTCTCCAGTCACACAGCGCGTCGTACGCCAGTCGGAAGGTCTGAGTCGGGAACATCTGCTCTCTGAAGCGGTAGCGTGCGAACGCCCCCGGCTTGCGCACCAGCGACCCGATGATGTGTCGGTAGTCGATCTGCGCCTCACCTGTGCCATGTACCCGCTGGTGGTCCTTGTAGAACACCTCGATGTGGTCGGCGTACACCCTGACGTTCACCTCAGTGCCTATCAGTCTCGACGGCACCGAGTATGTACGGTTCGCCACCCTGATCGTGCTCCACCTGCGCACCCTGCAACGATAGCTGGCATAGTCTGGGATCGGAGCCGGCGGTAGCGGCCGCAGGTGACGGCGCTCTGCCTTCAGCTTCGAGCTCACCAGCCTGTTGCGCCGGTCGACGACTCCTCTGACGAACCCTCTGTACTCATCCTCCGAGTCGAAGTCC
The nucleotide sequence above comes from Dehalococcoidia bacterium. Encoded proteins:
- a CDS encoding ATP-binding protein, which codes for MQAVQAADTGSGDRRQVQRCRTRRCTRDPSGGDGAGGRGQTDQAGASKLPAGKTWDTFEHDRTPIQLRQQLDRLGEGDFVDHGVNVLAFGMPGTGKTHAMCAIGHRLVESSRSVLFIPAYRLVQSLPRRRPGICWQPRETWSYPGCSESWTTSTCW